In Bombus huntii isolate Logan2020A chromosome 9, iyBomHunt1.1, whole genome shotgun sequence, a single window of DNA contains:
- the LOC126869736 gene encoding another transcription unit protein yields MINSPESEKNKPIDSEQSSSESSEENKDDNESEKSLKTRDSVKSSDSDGEASPAPKENNSGSASEADNETKKSKPLIDSDSESEAGDKQTLAPTADALFGDASDISTDDEKDKEDEKKEKSKSRSRSTSRSRSRSRSRSRSRSRSRSRSRSRSRSKSRSRSRSPERSDSGGEGPSQAVIEDDVDKEKEEEPEPPPETRIDVEIPKISTDLGREIHFVKLPNFLSVETRPFDTETYEDEIDEEETLDEEGRARLKLKVENTLRWKETFDEQGKVIKESNARFVKWSDGSMSLHLGSEIFDVYKQPLQGDHNHLYIRQGTGLQGQAVFRTKLTFRPHSTESFTHRKMTMSLADRSQKTSGIKVLSQVGTNPDQNRYEMIKKEEEKLRMAMRVQSKTKKSTAGRGTTGRSVGGYGADAYHDDGSDDEGAISLAAIKNKYKKGLNIPVKASNIYSSDEEGSDFETLRPKKNIKGKVLKDSDEESNSRSASESGREDDNQADNASD; encoded by the exons atgataaattctCCTGAGTCCGAAAAAAATAAACCGATAGATTCTGAGCAAAGTTCTTCAGAAAGTtctgaagaaaataaagatgacAATGAATCTGAAAAATCGTTGAAAACAAGAG ACAGTGTAAAATCAAGTGATAGTGATGGAGAAGCAAGCCCAGCTcctaaagaaaataatagtgGTTCTGCTTCAGAAGCAGACAATGAAACAAAAAAGTCAAAACCGCTAATAGATTCTGATTCAGAAAGTGAGGCAGGAGATAAACAAACTTTAGCTCCAACAGCAGATGCCCTTTTCGGAGATGCTAGTGATATTAGTACAGATGATGAAAAGGACAAAGAAGatgagaagaaagaaaagagcaAAAGTAGAAGTAGAAGTACAAGCAGAAGCAGAAGCAGAAGCAGAAGCAGAAGTAGGAGTAGAAGTAGAAGTAGAAGCAGAAGTAGAAGCAGAAGCAGAAGTAAAAGTAGGAGCAGAAGTAGAAGCCCAGAGAGATCTGATAGTGGTGGTGAAGGCCCTAGTCAGGCTGTTATTGAagat gatgtagataaagaaaaagaagaagaaccaGAACCTCCACCAGAGACAAGAATTGATGTAGAAATCCCAAAAATCAGTACAGATTTAGGTCGTGAAATACATTTTGTAAAACTTCCAAATTTCCTTTCAGTAGAAACACGACCATTTGATACAGAAACATATGAAGATGAAATTGATGAAGAAGAAACTTTAGATGAAGAAGGTCGAGCCAGGTTGAAattaaaagtagaaaatactCTTCGTtggaaagaaacttttgatGAACAGGGTAAAGTTATCAAAGAAAGTAATGCCAGGTTTGTAAAATGGTCTGATGGCAGCATGTCTCTACACCTTGGCTCTGAGATTTTTGATGTATATAAACAACCACTTCAGGGTGATCATAATCACCTCTATATTCGACAAGGAACTGGTCTTCAAGGACAAGCAGTGTTTAGAACAAAATTGACATTCCGTCCACATTCTACAGAATCCTTCACTCATAGAAAAATGACAATGTCTTTAGCAGATAGATCACAAAAAACTTCTGGTATAAAAGTATTATCTCAAGTAGGAACCAATCCAGATCAAAATAGATATGAAATGATTAAG aaagaggaagagaaattGCGAATGGCAATGCGAGTTCAAagtaaaacaaagaaaagtaCTGCAGGTAGAGGAACTACTGGAAGATCTGTTGGTGGATATGGAGCTGATGCTTATCATGATGATGGTTCAGATGACGAGGGTGCTATTTCTCTTGCAGcaattaagaataaatataagaaaGGACTGAATATTCCTGTTAAAG catcaaatatatattcatCAGATGAAGAAGGTTCAGACTTCGAAACATTGAGAccaaaaaaaaatatcaaaggaaAGGTTCTCAAAGATTCAGATGAAGAATCGAATTCTAGGAGCGCCTCAGAAAGTGGAAGAGAAGATGATAACCAGGCTGataatgccagtgattaa
- the LOC126869744 gene encoding spermine synthase isoform X2 has translation MVAHTVLLDFTVPSNVIVDVEKRSNLKIAIANVLQEHFNSLKPLTESSIDGSFLVLYTGPKGSLITVRGYTEGLITVNIEYYKRDEEEALLDFEQWRYLEADVAMALNSQRSKRLPPVRRGTIYDLYLTLSDDRLLEYDIDKLVFEARSPYQKVQIVHSKSLGNLLVLDELQNISEADLIYTETLMQRGKENYTGKEIVILGGGDGGLLWELLKEKPKFVTMLEIDDVVIKACSQHMRSICGNCLDKRKGENYEVNFIKIIVGDCVKTLAHMIEEGRQFDYVFGDLTDIPISPTPHGDAWDFIRLILNSSMKVLKSTGKFMTHGNGASCPESLEMYEQVLSQLCVPIAFTKDSAFVPSFFEDWVFYQVSLK, from the exons ATGGTTGCCCACACTGTGCTTCTTGACTTTACAGTACCATCAAATGTAATAGTAGATGTGGAGAAACGATCCAATCTAAAAATAGCAATTGCTAATGTCCTTCAAGAACATTTTAATAGTCTGAAGCCATTAACTGAATCAAGCATTGATGGAAGCTTTTTAGTTTTATATACAGGTCCCAAAGGTAGTCTAATTACAGTTCGAGGATATACTGAAGGCTTAATCACTGTTaacattgaatattataaGAGAGATGAAGAAGAAGCACTTTTGGATTTTGAG CAGTGGCGATACCTGGAAGCGGACGTTGCGATGGCTCTGAACAGCCAACGCAGTAAGCGCCTGCCACCAGTAAGGCGAGGAACCATATATGACCTCTATCTGACACTATCAG ATGACAGACTACTTGAATATGACATTGACAAACTGGTTTTTGAAGCACGTTCTCCCTATCAAAAAGTACAAATTGTTCATTCAAAATCACTGGGAAATCTATTGGTTCTTGATGAATTACAAA ATATATCTGAAGCAGATCTGATATATACAGAAACTTTGATGCAACGTGGTAAAGAAAATTACACAGGGAAAGAAATAGTTATTTTAGGAGGAGGAGATGGTGGTTTACTTTGGGAATTGCTTAAGGAGAAACCAAAATTCGTAACCATGTTAGAG atTGATGATGTTGTAATAAAAGCCTGCAGTCAACACATGAGAAGCATATGTGGAAACTGTTTGgataaaagaaagggagaaaattATGAGGTAAATTTTATAAAG ATTATTGTTGGAGATTGTGTAAAAACTCTAGCACACATGATTGAGGAAGGCCGACAATTTGATTACGTTTTCGGTGATCTCACAGACATACCAATTAGCCCAACCCCACATGGGGATGCATGGGATTTTATTAGACTAATCTTAAACTCTTCAATGAAAGTTCTAAAGTCTACAGGAAAATTTATGACTCAT gGAAATGGAGCATCTTGTCCAGAATCACTAGAAATGTATGAACAAGTTCTTTCACAGCTCTGTGTACCCATAGCTTTTACCAAAGATAGTGCTTTTGTACCCTCTTTCTTCGAAGATTGGGTCTTCTATCAAGTATCGTTAAAATGA
- the LOC126869744 gene encoding spermine synthase isoform X4: MVAHTVLLDFTVPSNVIVDVEKRSNLKIAIANVLQEHFNSLKPLTESSIDGSFLVLYTGPKGSLITVRGYTEGLITVNIEYYKRDEEEALLDFEQWRYLEADVAMALNSQRSKRLPPVRRGTIYDLYLTLSDDRLLEYDIDKLVFEARSPYQKVQIVHSKSLGNLLVLDELQNISEADLIYTETLMQRGKENYTGKEIVILGGGDGGLLWELLKEKPKFVTMLEIDDVVIKACSQHMRSICGNCLDKRKGENYEIIVGDCVKTLAHMIEEGRQFDYVFGDLTDIPISPTPHGDAWDFIRLILNSSMKVLKSTGKFMTHGNGASCPESLEMYEQVLSQLCVPIAFTKDSAFVPSFFEDWVFYQVSLK; this comes from the exons ATGGTTGCCCACACTGTGCTTCTTGACTTTACAGTACCATCAAATGTAATAGTAGATGTGGAGAAACGATCCAATCTAAAAATAGCAATTGCTAATGTCCTTCAAGAACATTTTAATAGTCTGAAGCCATTAACTGAATCAAGCATTGATGGAAGCTTTTTAGTTTTATATACAGGTCCCAAAGGTAGTCTAATTACAGTTCGAGGATATACTGAAGGCTTAATCACTGTTaacattgaatattataaGAGAGATGAAGAAGAAGCACTTTTGGATTTTGAG CAGTGGCGATACCTGGAAGCGGACGTTGCGATGGCTCTGAACAGCCAACGCAGTAAGCGCCTGCCACCAGTAAGGCGAGGAACCATATATGACCTCTATCTGACACTATCAG ATGACAGACTACTTGAATATGACATTGACAAACTGGTTTTTGAAGCACGTTCTCCCTATCAAAAAGTACAAATTGTTCATTCAAAATCACTGGGAAATCTATTGGTTCTTGATGAATTACAAA ATATATCTGAAGCAGATCTGATATATACAGAAACTTTGATGCAACGTGGTAAAGAAAATTACACAGGGAAAGAAATAGTTATTTTAGGAGGAGGAGATGGTGGTTTACTTTGGGAATTGCTTAAGGAGAAACCAAAATTCGTAACCATGTTAGAG atTGATGATGTTGTAATAAAAGCCTGCAGTCAACACATGAGAAGCATATGTGGAAACTGTTTGgataaaagaaagggagaaaattATGAG ATTATTGTTGGAGATTGTGTAAAAACTCTAGCACACATGATTGAGGAAGGCCGACAATTTGATTACGTTTTCGGTGATCTCACAGACATACCAATTAGCCCAACCCCACATGGGGATGCATGGGATTTTATTAGACTAATCTTAAACTCTTCAATGAAAGTTCTAAAGTCTACAGGAAAATTTATGACTCAT gGAAATGGAGCATCTTGTCCAGAATCACTAGAAATGTATGAACAAGTTCTTTCACAGCTCTGTGTACCCATAGCTTTTACCAAAGATAGTGCTTTTGTACCCTCTTTCTTCGAAGATTGGGTCTTCTATCAAGTATCGTTAAAATGA
- the LOC126869744 gene encoding spermine synthase isoform X1 yields MVAHTVLLDFTVPSNVIVDVEKRSNLKIAIANVLQEHFNSLKPLTESSIDGSFLVLYTGPKGSLITVRGYTEGLITVNIEYYKRDEEEALLDFELARELETALQAAVASTRSHSLTPIKRGGPFERYFPTADDRLLEYDIDKLVFEARSPYQKVQIVHSKSLGNLLVLDELQNISEADLIYTETLMQRGKENYTGKEIVILGGGDGGLLWELLKEKPKFVTMLEIDDVVIKACSQHMRSICGNCLDKRKGENYEVNFIKIIVGDCVKTLAHMIEEGRQFDYVFGDLTDIPISPTPHGDAWDFIRLILNSSMKVLKSTGKFMTHGNGASCPESLEMYEQVLSQLCVPIAFTKDSAFVPSFFEDWVFYQVSLK; encoded by the exons ATGGTTGCCCACACTGTGCTTCTTGACTTTACAGTACCATCAAATGTAATAGTAGATGTGGAGAAACGATCCAATCTAAAAATAGCAATTGCTAATGTCCTTCAAGAACATTTTAATAGTCTGAAGCCATTAACTGAATCAAGCATTGATGGAAGCTTTTTAGTTTTATATACAGGTCCCAAAGGTAGTCTAATTACAGTTCGAGGATATACTGAAGGCTTAATCACTGTTaacattgaatattataaGAGAGATGAAGAAGAAGCACTTTTGGATTTTGAG TTGGCCAGAGAATTGGAGACGGCGTTGCAGGCGGCAGTAGCCTCTACGCGTTCGCACTCGCTTACACCGATTAAACGCGGCGGACCTTTTGAGAGATACTTTCCTACCGCCG ATGACAGACTACTTGAATATGACATTGACAAACTGGTTTTTGAAGCACGTTCTCCCTATCAAAAAGTACAAATTGTTCATTCAAAATCACTGGGAAATCTATTGGTTCTTGATGAATTACAAA ATATATCTGAAGCAGATCTGATATATACAGAAACTTTGATGCAACGTGGTAAAGAAAATTACACAGGGAAAGAAATAGTTATTTTAGGAGGAGGAGATGGTGGTTTACTTTGGGAATTGCTTAAGGAGAAACCAAAATTCGTAACCATGTTAGAG atTGATGATGTTGTAATAAAAGCCTGCAGTCAACACATGAGAAGCATATGTGGAAACTGTTTGgataaaagaaagggagaaaattATGAGGTAAATTTTATAAAG ATTATTGTTGGAGATTGTGTAAAAACTCTAGCACACATGATTGAGGAAGGCCGACAATTTGATTACGTTTTCGGTGATCTCACAGACATACCAATTAGCCCAACCCCACATGGGGATGCATGGGATTTTATTAGACTAATCTTAAACTCTTCAATGAAAGTTCTAAAGTCTACAGGAAAATTTATGACTCAT gGAAATGGAGCATCTTGTCCAGAATCACTAGAAATGTATGAACAAGTTCTTTCACAGCTCTGTGTACCCATAGCTTTTACCAAAGATAGTGCTTTTGTACCCTCTTTCTTCGAAGATTGGGTCTTCTATCAAGTATCGTTAAAATGA
- the LOC126869744 gene encoding spermine synthase isoform X3, with protein MVAHTVLLDFTVPSNVIVDVEKRSNLKIAIANVLQEHFNSLKPLTESSIDGSFLVLYTGPKGSLITVRGYTEGLITVNIEYYKRDEEEALLDFELARELETALQAAVASTRSHSLTPIKRGGPFERYFPTADDRLLEYDIDKLVFEARSPYQKVQIVHSKSLGNLLVLDELQNISEADLIYTETLMQRGKENYTGKEIVILGGGDGGLLWELLKEKPKFVTMLEIDDVVIKACSQHMRSICGNCLDKRKGENYEIIVGDCVKTLAHMIEEGRQFDYVFGDLTDIPISPTPHGDAWDFIRLILNSSMKVLKSTGKFMTHGNGASCPESLEMYEQVLSQLCVPIAFTKDSAFVPSFFEDWVFYQVSLK; from the exons ATGGTTGCCCACACTGTGCTTCTTGACTTTACAGTACCATCAAATGTAATAGTAGATGTGGAGAAACGATCCAATCTAAAAATAGCAATTGCTAATGTCCTTCAAGAACATTTTAATAGTCTGAAGCCATTAACTGAATCAAGCATTGATGGAAGCTTTTTAGTTTTATATACAGGTCCCAAAGGTAGTCTAATTACAGTTCGAGGATATACTGAAGGCTTAATCACTGTTaacattgaatattataaGAGAGATGAAGAAGAAGCACTTTTGGATTTTGAG TTGGCCAGAGAATTGGAGACGGCGTTGCAGGCGGCAGTAGCCTCTACGCGTTCGCACTCGCTTACACCGATTAAACGCGGCGGACCTTTTGAGAGATACTTTCCTACCGCCG ATGACAGACTACTTGAATATGACATTGACAAACTGGTTTTTGAAGCACGTTCTCCCTATCAAAAAGTACAAATTGTTCATTCAAAATCACTGGGAAATCTATTGGTTCTTGATGAATTACAAA ATATATCTGAAGCAGATCTGATATATACAGAAACTTTGATGCAACGTGGTAAAGAAAATTACACAGGGAAAGAAATAGTTATTTTAGGAGGAGGAGATGGTGGTTTACTTTGGGAATTGCTTAAGGAGAAACCAAAATTCGTAACCATGTTAGAG atTGATGATGTTGTAATAAAAGCCTGCAGTCAACACATGAGAAGCATATGTGGAAACTGTTTGgataaaagaaagggagaaaattATGAG ATTATTGTTGGAGATTGTGTAAAAACTCTAGCACACATGATTGAGGAAGGCCGACAATTTGATTACGTTTTCGGTGATCTCACAGACATACCAATTAGCCCAACCCCACATGGGGATGCATGGGATTTTATTAGACTAATCTTAAACTCTTCAATGAAAGTTCTAAAGTCTACAGGAAAATTTATGACTCAT gGAAATGGAGCATCTTGTCCAGAATCACTAGAAATGTATGAACAAGTTCTTTCACAGCTCTGTGTACCCATAGCTTTTACCAAAGATAGTGCTTTTGTACCCTCTTTCTTCGAAGATTGGGTCTTCTATCAAGTATCGTTAAAATGA
- the LOC126869750 gene encoding uncharacterized protein LOC126869750, whose product MIEKNEENTDNDNHLDRIRLIANKRTFLEKQFLQVQEEVKICFAQLAQTMYAREKQLLRQSEAIYRQQISLALSSQEILPPSIAILNDRHALEEQIKQFGRIELIGSNTTAVTDLEPYKIEEYQDINKDYVCFDKSIKNTEVIPSNTKTEFSCMTEDEDIDDGSTEVKSSNIINLSGNSSHISDFQEKDSEKSVNHSSKIDTESNKNDFNLQTTEDTNDQEIAKNYRNSRSNIIEEQHNSHRHTEQVQQWLDEILLKTEIEPTIHEVEKLPEISDAYVCAKFHLET is encoded by the exons atgatagaaaaaaatgaagaaaatacTGACAATGACAATCATCTTGACAGAATAAGATTAATAGCTAACAAAAGAACATTTTTGGAGAAACAATTTCTTCAG GTCCAAGAGGAAGTAAAAATATGTTTTGCTCAATTGGCACAAACAATGTATGCTAGAGAAAAGCAACTTCTACGACAATCAGAAGCAATTTATAGGCAACAAATATCTTTGGCTTTATCCAGTCAGGAAATTCTTCCTCCATCTATAGCAATATTAAATGACAGACATGCATTGGAAGaacaaattaaacaatttggAAGAATAGAGCTCATAGGATCTAATACAACAGCTGTAACTGATCTAGAACCatataaaatagaagaatatcaagatataaataaagattATGTCTGCTTTGATAAATCTATCAAGAATACAGAAGTTATTCCTTCTAATACAAAAACTGAATTTTCTTGTATGACAGAAGATGAAGACATAGATGATGGTTCTACTGAAGTGAAATCgtctaatataataaatttatcaggAAATTCCAGTCATATTTCTGATTTTCAAGAAAAGGATTCTGAAAAAAGTGTTAATCATTCTTCAAAGATAGATACagaatcaaataaaaatgacTTCAATCTTCAGACTACTGAAGATACCAATGACCAGGAAATTGCAAAAAATTATAGGAATTCAAGGAGTAATATCATAGAAGAACAACATAATTCTCATAGACACACAGAGCAAGTTCAACAGTGGTTGGATGAAATACTTCTAAAGACAGAAATAGAACCAACTATTCATGAAGTGGAAAAGTTACCTGAAATATCAGATGCTTATGTTTGTGCAAAGTTCCACTTAGAAACATGA
- the LOC126869728 gene encoding sodium- and chloride-dependent GABA transporter 1-like codes for MTEASREPELADLENPDKTALNLASASNKTKPLPERGTWSTKLDFILSVVGLAIGLGNVWRFPYLCYKNGGGAFLIPYFLTLVLAGIPMFFMELALGQMLTVGGLGVFKIAPLFKGIGYAAAVMSCWMNVYYIVILAWAIFYFFMSMRSELPWGSCNNYWNTKNCVNPYDRDSLICWNQVTRHHNYVKVCSVNDVNMTITELTDPVKEFWERRALQISEGVEHVGNIRWELAGTLLLVWILCYFCIWKGVKWTGKVVYFTSLFPYVLLTILLIRGITLPGAMEGIRFYISPNLSKLKESEVWIDAVTQIFFSYGLGLGTLVALGSYNKFTNNVYKDALIVCSVNSSTSMFAGFVIFSVVGFMAHEQQKPVAEVAASGPGLAFLAYPSAVLQLPGAPLWSCLFFFMLLLIGLDSQFCTMEGFITAMVDEWPQLLRRRKELFIAIVCVLSYIIGLSCISQGGMYVFQILDSYAVSGFCLLFLIFFECISISWAFGVNRFYDAIRDMIGYYPLMWWKLCWTITTPMICVGVFIFNLVQWTPVKYLDYEYPWWSHVLGWMTALSSMLCIPGYMIYAWKTTPGDTSTKYKLLVRIEDDVTGLRMKMGQPSVELTPL; via the exons ATGACGGAAGCATCGAGAGAACCGGAACTCGCGGATCTTGAAAATCCTGACAAAACTGCATTGAACCTAGCATCCGCATCTAATAAAACGAAGCCACTGCCAGAACGTGGTACATGGAGTACCAAGCTAGATTTCATTTTGAGCGTG GTTGGTCTAGCAATCGGTCTGGGAAATGTCTGGAGATTTCCATATCTCTGTTACAAGAACGGTGGCGGTGCATTTTTAATTCCGTATTTTTTAACACTGGTTCTTGCTGGGATTCCAATGTTCTTTATGGAACTAGCTCTCGGCCAGATGCTTACCGTTGGTGGCCTCGGTGTCTTCAAAATAGCGCCATTGTTTAAGGGTATCGGATATGCCGCCGCTGTCATGTCCTGTTGGATGAATGTTTATTACATCGTCATTCTTGCTTGGGCTATCTTCTACTTTTTTATGTCCATGCGCAGTG aATTACCATGGGGAAGCTGTAATAACTATTGGAACACGAAGAATTGCGTAAATCCCTACGACAGAGATTCGCTAATATGTTGGAATCAAGTTACTAGACATCATAATTACGTTAAAGTATGTTCCGTCAACGACGTCAACATGACAATCACAGAGCTTACTGATCCGGTCAAAGAATTTTGGGA ACGTCGAGCACTTCAGATCAGTGAGGGCGTGGAACACGTCGGCAATATTCGTTGGGAACTAGCTGGTACCCTCCTTTTGGTTTGGATTCTCtgttatttttgtatttgGAAAGGTGTTAAATGGACTGGAAAGGTGGTATACTTTACCTCCTTGTTCCCTTATGTTTTGTTGACGATCCTTCTGATTCGTGGCATTACTTTACCCGGAGCCATGGAAGGCATTCGATTTTATATCAGTCCAAATCTTTCCAAACTAAAAGAATCCGAG GTATGGATAGATGCTGTTACTCAAATCTTCTTTTCATACGGACTAGGTTTGGGTACATTAGTGGCTCTTGGTAGTtacaataaatttacaaataacgtTTACAAAGACGCATTGATCGTTTGTTCGGTGAATTCTTCGACGAGCATGTTCGCCGGTTTTGTCATATTTTCCGTGGTAGGCTTCATGGCCCACGAACAACAAAAACCTGTCGCAGAAGTCGCCGCTTCTGGTCCAGGATTGGCTTTCTTAGCTTACCCTTCTGCGGTTCTTCAACTTCCTGGAGCGCCCCTTTGGTCTTGTCTCTTCTTCTTTATGCTTCTTCTCATAGGTTTAGATTCTCAGTTTTGTACTATGGAAGGGTTTATTACTGCCATG GTGGACGAATGGCCGCAGTTGCTTCGCCGGCGTAAGGAACTATTCATTGCGATAGTTTGCGTGCTTTCTTACATTATTGGATTATCTTGTATTTCACAAGGTGGCATGTACGTCTTTCAAATCTTGGATTCATACGCAGTGTCTGGGTTCTGTCTTCTCTTCCTAATTTTTTTCGAGTGTATCTCGATAAGTTGGGCTTTTGGTGTAAATCGGTTTTACGATGCTATAAGAGATATGATAGGATATTACCCTCTAATGTGGTGGAAGCTATGTTGGACTATTACCACCCCGATGATTTGTGTC ggCGTCTTCATTTTCAATCTCGTACAATGGACAcctgtaaaatatttagactATGAATATCCATGGTGGTCGCACGTGCTTGGCTGGATGACGGCTTTATCTTCGATGCTTTGTATACCTGGTTACATGATTTATGCCTGGAAGACAACACCAGGAGATACGTCTACA AAATACAAGTTGTTAGTACGGATAGAGGATGACGTAACAGGTCTACGAATGAAAATGGGTCAGCCATCGGTCGAACTGACACCACTTTAA
- the LOC126869755 gene encoding eukaryotic translation initiation factor 3 subunit K has product MAEAMRQTVAGMLKGIERYNPDHLATLEKYVEIQSRENAYDLEANLAVLKLYQLNPHRFNMDITCQILLKALTNLPHTDFVLCKCLLSERIMQESPINQIMYLGDILEQCNFQHFWDRVLSMSDLCDRIVGFQDSIRKFVCHVVGITFQTIDKNLLAQLLGGVDDTTLKHWVKKYGWKEESKSIIFIANQDENIKTKNITEKIDFENVAGLMAACL; this is encoded by the exons ATGGCTGAAGCAATGCGTCAAACTGTGGCTGGAATGTTGAAAGGCATTGAAAG ataTAATCCAGATCATTTAGCAACGCTAGAAAAATATGTTGAAATACAATCAAGAGAGAATGCATATGACTTGGAAGCTAATTTAGCAGTTTTGAAATTGTATCAATTAAATCCACACAGGTTTAACATGGATATTACTTGTCAAATACTGTTGAAGGCTCTAACAAATCTTCCTCATACTGATTTTGTACTTTGTAAATGTCTTCTCAGTGAACGAATT atGCAAGAAAGTCCTATTAATCAAATCATGTATTTGGGAGATATTTTAGAACAATGTAATTTCCAACATTTTTGGGATAGAGTTCTTTCTATGTCTGATCTTTGTGATAGGATTGTAGGATTTCAAGATTCTATAAGAAAATTTGTTTGCCATGTAGTAGGAATTACATTCCAAACAATAGATAAAAATCTCTTAGCACAACTTCTTGGAGGAGTTGATG atACCACATTAAAACATTGGGTAAAAAAATATGgatggaaagaagaaagcaagTCCATTATTTTTATAGCTAATCAggatgaaaatattaaaacaaaaaatattacagAAAAAATAGATTTTGAAAATGTTGCTGGTTTAATGGCTGCTTGTCTTTAA
- the LOC126869753 gene encoding palmitoyltransferase ZDHHC3: MKMFVKDPCGIVCIIITYVAVFYADYVVVRWVILHSLQDSLWGPFHVVAFNTIVLLLIISHLKAVCSDPGVVPLLQSRMDFSDIHTDNPETKIECDERDSWTVCTRCETYRPPKACHCRICKRCVRRMDHHCPWINNCVGEQNQKYFIQFLVYVGILAFYALGLVITSWILECSRCSNDIAVKQSRILHCVILVLESALFGMFVIAMLVDQFQGILGEENIMEHMQNNHHYKRNSSRTLVLLSQVCGKSHPILWMFPCQNPPRYTFRKDAYLIDHEV; encoded by the exons atgaaaatgtttgTAAAAGACCCCTGTGGGATTGTGTGTATCATAATTACATATGTTGCTGTCTTCTATGCAGATTACGTCGTCGTACGTTGGGTTATCCTGCATAGTTTGCAAGACAG TTTGTGGGGTCCCTTTCATGTTGTGGCTTTCAACactattgtattattattgatAATATCACATTTGAAAGCAGTCTGCAGTGATCCTGGTGTTGTGCCACTACTTCAAAGTCGTATGGACTTTTCTGACATTCATACAGATAATCCagaaacaaaaattgaatGTGATGAGAGAGACAGTTGGACTGTTTGTACTAGATGCGAAACATATAGACCTCCCAAAGCATGTCATTGTAGAATTTGTAAACGATGTGTTAGGCGAATGGATCATCATTGTCCATG GATAAACAACTGTGTTGGAGAACAAAATCAAAAGTACTTTATTCAATTTCTGGTCTATGTTGGAATATTGGCCTTCTATGCACTAGGCTTGGTGATAACCTCATGGATTTTAGAATGTTCTCGGTGCAGTAATGACATAGCTGTCAAACAGAGTCGCAT CTTACACTGTGTTATATTGGTATTGGAATCAGCACTGTTTGGCATGTTTGTCATCGCAATGCTGGTAGACCAATTTCAAGGTATCCTCGGAGAAGAAAACATAATGGAACATATGCAGAATAATCAtcattataaaagaaacagTTCACGTACTCTGGTTTTACTTTCTCAGGTTTGTGGCAAGAGCCATCCAATTCTATGGATGTTTCCTTGCCAAAACCCACCACGTTATACTTTCCGAAAAGATGCGTACCTGATAGATCATGAAGTTTAG